ggagccagatttagacagataaactgggattctatttggaggattattttgctgcagccactggttctgcagagttggagaaagtttgtattaaacaatacaaaaactataaaatccacattagattacatgacaacacaggacccagtgcagtctgtatattctgattattaatcagtcttgctgtatcggcttctggcagatattatttgacttgtgctgttttgataatttatgacgatccctaagcagcccagaccacactgagcatgtgcacagtcttggtcttgcaaagatgtataacaaagttacaagatgatgacccccctgtggccaactttgaaagtataaatcatttgtttgattaggcttgtgctgcAGTAAGATTATGTTTAtagttagtatacaaaatacagcatttctagccttattctattttagactttacttcccctttaatagacatTCACAGATTGCTTATTACATAGGCTACCATTTACTTACCAATAGTATGCATCCGTTAAGAATAACCGTGTACACATACCAAGAAAGAGCATTACATTACAATTCAAAACAGACGTTTATTTGTGGGTACACCTTcccatatttatattgtatgtgaACGCATGTGTAATAATTCATCACTTTATGCTCAGCACCCAGTAGTGTTTCCATATGACCCTATGATAAACACAATcgtttttaattcaattttatttaggTTATTCTTGGTTTTCCCTGTATTTGTGTGTGCAGGTATATTATAGTGAGGCAGTGCTGACTCAGCCATCCACTATACAGTTGTAATTATTTACCACAGCATCTGTCAGGGTACACAGCAGGTCCTGGAATCAATAAGAAATAGTGCTGAGGATGCATGTGAGATACCGGATTGTGCTTTAAAACAATTCAATCATCGACTCTCTTGATTTTCCGACTCCAACCCATTTAACTGcagagatgaataaaaaaaacatttgatgtcAATCAATAGTCATTTTCTTTATCTGAACAAGTTAAAAGAAGACACTTATATGTAGagtgtagtgatgagcgaaatttttcaccaagtttcgccaCGAAAAAGACACTTAGgtgcccattcactaagctcgagtgaaggaatagaggaaaatagaggaaaaaaactttgaatttcaaaggatttttttggctacttcgaccatcgaattggctacttcgaccttcgactacgactttcgacttcgaatcgaacaattcgaactaaaaatcttcgactattcgatagtcgaagtactgtctctttagaaaaaactttgaccccctagttcgccacctaaaacctaccgaggccaatgttagcctatggggaaggtccccataggctttacaagctttttttgatcgaaggaatttctttcgatcgatagattaaattcttcgaattgttcgattagaaggatttaatcgttcgaaagAAACAATTATTCcttaaattgttcgatcgaacaaagtcgaaggatttcaattcggcagtcgaatatcgagggttaattaacccttgatattcgaccctaggtaaatgtgcccctaagtgaactAAGTGAACCCTTTTAGAAgatgtatttttgtaaattgaGGCCTTAAAATCTGTAAATATCAGTATGTGCTCATGGCTTGAATAGGAGGGTACTTTGgttctgtatatttttaaaggaacagttcagtgtaaaaataaaaactgggtaaataggctgtgcaaaatgtttctattaatgttagttagccaaaaatgtaatgtataaaggctggagtgactggatatctaaaataatagccagaactctacttcctgttttgaagctctctaactctgagttagtcagcgacttgaaggggggccacatgggacataactgttcagtgagtttgcaatttatcctcagcatgcaggtcaggattcaaaagcaaacagtggaaaccaagagagctgcaaagcaggaagtagtgttctggctattatgttagacatccagtcactccagcctttatacattacatttttggctaactatattggaaatttttttatttacccagtttttatttttatactgaacaattcctttaaagacaacTAAACCAACAGATATTGTATCCTACATGTCCAATCAAAGAATCCTATCATATGGACATACATATGTAGTAAATCacccttttacatattttgctCTGAATCACTGCGAGAAATCTTACCCGGCACTCCTATATGGGTCTCCACAAATCTGATGTAATTTTGTGCTTTTGTGGGAAGATCGTCCCATTTCCGAGCTCCAGTCGTATCGCTCTTCCAACCTGGCATTACCTCGTACTCAACTTCTATTTTCTGTAAAATCTCCTGGTTTGCTGTAAATTTGGAAGCAGAGTGTTTTCATACACCAagttaaacaacttttttttagaaatgttataGAAAGAGGAGGTCATTGTGTCCATTATCCACTCCATTTGTTGAGGACCCTATCATGCGGCCCAGTGTAATCACATTGCTTCTATTATTGCTGTGTTCAAGAAGAATTCAAGTGCAGAACAATCCCAATTTCTTCCATACATAGGGTTggcacctgtccagttttgacctactgcctggttttttgaagggctgcccgagtcaaaccttgacgtggtatggtggcttatcaatcttatcataattttgtaattaaaaaacccctgtctttgtaaattagggatgcaccgaatccactattatggattcggaagaacccccgaatccttcatgaaactgaatccgaatcctaatttgcatttgcaaattagggttgggaagggaaaaaatgttttacttccttgttttgtgacaaaaagtcacgtgatttctgtcccgcccctaatttgcatatgcaaaataggattcaaattcggttcaggcggccagaaggattcggccgaatcctgctgaaaaaggccgaatcccgaactgaatcctggattcgatgcatccctattgtaaatacatgcatctgcatagattacttatatgacaggggaccagggaatgtgaattgttccatttttcttctttttctctatgctTGTAGttcatttggccagatcagtagcacttccattgtattttagtacatttttatgtagccatggagtgctcccacaacctttcctttttgcataatGTAAACCTTTATTAAAAGTTCAATACTCCTTTAAGTATAATCAACAGTAGTAGGGACAAAACATTCTTGAGACCAACAGATGACCTTCTTTCCAAAATACAGTGCGTCCAAATGGTGGCAAGTTGTGCCCATGCTCATACAAAATAAGCTTTGCCATTTTATCTATATTACATCAATCTTATTCTACACATTTTAATTCTTCTGATCCGACAGCGTACAGCACCCACCTGGGAAATATGGAATTCTCTTTCCATTCAGCCTGTAAGCCACACCGACTTTAATTTCATCCAATACATCCAAAATATCTAACTTTGTTAGTGCcaacctaaaataaataaataaataaatgatacataATAATGTACCATACCCAAACCGTTGTAACATAGAAACATTATAAACAGTATGgtgtttctgaaaaataaatacacaaatcacTTAGTTTTAAATTGTGgtcagaaaatataataatataataataacctATAGAGAACACTACTAAATAGAAAAGACAGCCACTATAGGTACATGATTTGCATGATTTAATGCGCTGATACTGAGCTATGCAGCTACGGAACTTCTAATATCCGTAGagataaggattttttttcttctatatatatTGCAACTTATGTGTTTCCTCTACTATTTAAGATGACAGATCAAAAGCAGACATAACCAACAGCAAACATACGCAGTGAAGCCATTGATCATATGAGCATATCGAAGAATAACCAGGTCCAGCCACCCACATCTCCGCTTCCTTCCTGTTGTGACTCCCCATTCGTGGCCTCTGGTCTGAAGAAGAGTTCCAGATTCCTGGGAGTGAATGAGACACAAGACATTGAAAATTGCTCGCCACAGTCTGATGGAATACAGAAGACTTCAAAAATAAGTGAGGAAAAGAAATGAGATGTGGTAGAAAGGTTTACATCAATAAATGCTTCAACAAAGACCAACATTGAAGCATTCTGGGCTTCTAAAAATGTGTATAAGGTGGAAGGGAGAATAATTCACTGCTAagtactatataaaaaaaattgtatcggGGAAGAAAGAAAGCAATCtcataaaatctgacattttaaaTAAGAATGTCAAATAGCTGCAAAATGTTTAATAGCTGCACAATTTTCTGAATACCAACATTTATTTGTTCAGTTGGAAAGGCTCCAATTCCCACTCTTGTAGTATAGGCCTTAACCACACCATAAACGTTCCCGACATTTTGTGGGGGGATACCAAGTCCAGTGCAGACACCACCGACTGTACAGTTTGAGGATGTCACAAAAGGGTACGTTCCTGCATACAAAAAGAGATTGCACGATGAGTGGAATGCTATTGGACAACAGCactatggggaaaatttactgacctccggaaattcgccagcgacggcttcacttcGCCAGgctaaaatttgccaggacaacgcaaattcactaaaatgcgaagttgggtccagggcgccgaacaatggcaaagtttcgctatcGTTAATTAGGCAAGCAAAGGAAAGTTGCGCTAAtgttggctaatttgtatacggcgtgAAGttgaatttcaatggaagtatatgttgcagcaaatacattacactacacaagcccagggaaccttaataaaagaaaattgagttgttatattgtcctacacatgagcccactgtatagtttatgtgccatatgcaaggaaatgtaggggggaaggaaaaaaaaaatttacgatctttttgcATCACCCtgaaagtcaccagcgttttttttttgtttttttttgaggaactcctatctactctattatactggcgtcttttcctttttttcagagtgatagcctgcaaaagtccttaaaaattttttgttgGGTAACTGGGTTCTCCCATACATTTgaacattataacaactctattttctttattaaggttccctagacttgtataatgtaatgtatttgctgcaacatatacgtccattcaactataaatttcccaccgtatgcaaattagcctgattgaagacctctaacgaagttgcactaggcagaactgaacgctagcgcatcttcgctttgatttgctcgcattgctgaagtaacgctagcgaaaattcaccagcgttcggcgccctggacgcaactttgcattctagtaaattagtgttgtctgagcgaattttcgcctggcaaagtgttgcgatggctgcgaagccgtcactggcgagtTTTTGctggttagtaaatttacccctttatgTTTTGCCAGTTGTAAAAACCAACATGCAGAAAATATGctgtaacatatacagtatttgttactTATTTCTTTCCCTTCGGCGGATATATCCAAAGAAGGAATGGATCCCTTACATTATTTCCTACTAACCAAAATCAATGTCAAGTAAAGCAGCATTAGCTCCCTCTACCAATATCTTCTTGGGAGAGCCATGAAGAGCATCATACATGAAGTAAACTCCATCCCGTACCATGGGACGTATTTTTTCAGCATACATCTGAAAATGTTAAAGCAGAGGCCTGTTAATACAAAAGCCTAAATGTACATCTACAGCCATAAAATCACTGCCACTAGTTACCTTACCTTCAGCTTCTTTAATTGCCCGTCTACATCGACTTCCAGATTACTGAACATAGACTGGTACTGATGTGCCAGATTTTTAAATctgttaaatgtttaaaatgtcacATGTCATGAACTGTTAATGGTATCAATCCAAACCGAAAGGTCTGAATACAGATCGTTTTTAGACAATGAAACCTGCTCTGTATTActaaaaacaatgtaataatCCGGTATCAATACCCAACCTTGCTGAGAATTCATCAAAGTCAGAAAGCAGGTCACAAATTCGGAGGCCAGTCCGCGATGCTTTGGATGAATATGTTGGTCCAATTCCTTTCTTTGTGGTGCCAATGCTAATGGTAAAATGAATGTCACGTATAATCACATCAGTTGTTACAAAAATTCTCTATTAAGTGCTCAGTAACTAGGGTCCCAATTCTGCTCCCTGCCCCTTCAGTGAGGTGACCAGCAAGATATTCCCAG
This Xenopus laevis strain J_2021 chromosome 8S, Xenopus_laevis_v10.1, whole genome shotgun sequence DNA region includes the following protein-coding sequences:
- the adss1.S gene encoding adenylosuccinate synthetase isozyme 1 B yields the protein MSGTRASNDRSSHPGAGGHKRPRYDVGNKVTVVLGAQWGDEGKGKVVDLLAMDSDIICRCQGGNNAGHTVVVEGKEYDFHLFPSGIINPKAISFIGNGVVIHLPGLFEEADKNEKKGLKDWEKRLIISDRAHIVCDFHQAVDGLQEVQRQAQEGKNIGTTKKGIGPTYSSKASRTGLRICDLLSDFDEFSARFKNLAHQYQSMFSNLEVDVDGQLKKLKMYAEKIRPMVRDGVYFMYDALHGSPKKILVEGANAALLDIDFGTYPFVTSSNCTVGGVCTGLGIPPQNVGNVYGVVKAYTTRVGIGAFPTEQINESGTLLQTRGHEWGVTTGRKRRCGWLDLVILRYAHMINGFTALALTKLDILDVLDEIKVGVAYRLNGKRIPYFPANQEILQKIEVEYEVMPGWKSDTTGARKWDDLPTKAQNYIRFVETHIGVPVKWVGVGKSRESMIELF